From Trichocoleus sp. FACHB-46, one genomic window encodes:
- a CDS encoding cupin domain-containing protein has product MSTTRIFDSSQFLQPTEGEPIRSVVTDSKDAVVVAWYVKPGQTILPHVHPRGQDTWTILSGKGEYYLDQVGTTQPIIAGDIVVAFMGCVHGVINNGEEPLVFISVVSPSDAGYHLVSLEDAFVIES; this is encoded by the coding sequence ATGAGTACGACTAGGATATTCGACAGTTCTCAATTTCTTCAGCCAACCGAGGGGGAGCCTATTCGCTCGGTTGTTACAGACTCTAAAGATGCTGTCGTCGTTGCCTGGTATGTCAAGCCAGGACAAACGATTCTCCCTCATGTCCATCCCCGTGGCCAAGATACCTGGACCATTTTATCTGGGAAGGGAGAATATTATCTAGATCAAGTAGGCACAACACAACCCATCATTGCCGGGGATATAGTCGTTGCTTTTATGGGCTGTGTGCATGGAGTCATTAATAATGGTGAGGAGCCATTAGTTTTTATTTCAGTTGTGTCCCCAAGCGACGCCGGATATCACTTGGTCTCATTAGAAGATGCTTTCGTGATTGAGTCGTAG